A region of the Leptospira ellinghausenii genome:
TCGGGAGATATGTACCAAACGCAACACAAGGTGAAATTGATACAAATACATTATTTTCCTTGGATTCGAATTTACCAGAAGCATTCCAAATCGAACCTGAGTTATTCATAAACGGGTTTATTACGCTTGCGGATAATCAATCACTAAGTTTTCCTATCATCGGCAGAGATCTAATTACGTTCAATATCACCTCTAAGAATCAAAATAATAGAAAAAATTTTCCTAAGTATTTTATTAGCAATTCTTTATTGCAAAAAACATTAAACAATAAACCAGATGTTTCCATTCATTTATGTAATCAAACCCTAACGATAAAGAAGGATGAAATTTTACCAATTGAAAGTGATGGGTTATTTGTTGTAACAGATATCGAACGACTACAAACTTTATGTGGGTTTAAAAACACTTATACTACGATCAACATCTTAGTCCAAAACCAAGCAGAAAATGTATCTTGGATTGTAAACTTCTCCCAATTATTCAGAAATCAAAATTGGAAATTTGAATCAATGAATGAGATCAAAGAAAGGGCTGGAGTCGCCCTTGGTTCTTTGAAAATAAATTTAACCATCATTTCTCTAGTTTCTGTCCTTATTTCTTTTTTTATGGTTTCGAATATATATACCGGGATATTCTTATCCCGCCAAATTGAATTTGGCATCTTACTTTCAATAGGTGGGACTCGTTTAAATAACTTTCTACTATTTATGACTCTCGCATTGCTATTAGGTTTGTTTGGCGGGATTATAGGGACATTTCTTGGGATTATACTAGCAAAATATAATTTTTTTCAAACATCGAATACACTTACTGACTCATCACAACTAGAATCATATAAAGAATTCCCAAGTGTAATTTTATTCTATGGGATATTCTTATCCCTAGCCGGTTCAACAATAAGTGCCTTATTTAATGCAATGAAGGCCTACCACATTTTACCTATAGAATTACTTAAAGACAAGAATGAATCAACATCAAATCCCAAATCCACTATACGATTAAAATGGTTTTTATCGTTTCTATTCATATTTTTAGGCATTATCATTGGGAACATTAAAATCCAAAAACAGATACTACCAGGCCTAGTTGGAGTATCTCTTGTTCTACTTGGTTTCATTTTGATTAATTATATATCAATTCCATTGATAGTGAATGGAATTTCAAAATTTTCAAAAAAACTCAATATATCAACCAGTTTCCTTTTAGCAATTAAAGAAATTGAAATGGAATCATGGAAAAATGGTTTAACAATTTCTACAATCATGTTGGCAACGTCCCTAGTATTTACATTATCAAGTTTGACATTAAGTTATGAGAGTTCCCTGAAGAGATGGATTCATGAAGAGAACCAATCTGATTTTTCGTTAATTAACGAAAAAAAATTAAATTCGGGTGAACCAGGAGTCTCGATTAACCTATTAGATAAATTAGAAAAAACAAATTTATTTAGCCAAGTAGAACCATTTTTTATTAATTCCAAATTCATTGTAAATGGCAACTATTTCACACTACATGTTTTGAAATTTCGAGAAAATGAAAACAAAGATGAAATTATTGTTTCAAAGAACTTATGTTATCTTGAAAAAATCTGCAAAGGAAATCGATTAAAAATCAGCACTCCCTATAAAGGGGAGGTATTCCTAAAAGTACAAGACGAAAAAGAAAATTTTTTCTCTGAGAGAGGGACGATTATTATGGATTTTTCGTTATACAATGCGTTATTTCCAATCCAAGAATTAAACTCTATCCGATTAACCATCTCAGATTTATCTAATAAAAATGAGGCCTTAAATACAATAGAACAGCTTGCTAGCGAAAATGAACTCATTTACTTGGATCAAAAAAAACTGAAAGAACTATATATAACAGGTATGAATCGGGTGTTTTCTGTACTTGATTCGCTAAAACTCACAGCGATTCTTATTTCTCTATTATCATTAGGTACATCAATTTTTTATTATGTAAGAGAAAAATCTCGAATACTAGCTGGTTTAAAGGCTATCGGTATGAATTTCTTACAAATATTTTTACTATTATTTTACCAGACTAGTTTTCTATTAGTCGCTGGAATGACTTCTGGACTAATAAATAGTCTAATCCTTTCACCAATTGTCATATTTGGAATTAACCGAAATGCTTTCGGATGGGATTTGATATTTACATTCCCAGTTCACTTTGTAGCAATTCTACCGATCTTAATACTTTTGTATACAACCATTATAACGATTATCCCATTTTATTTTGTTTACAGAATGAAGATTTCAAATGAGTTGAATTACGAATAATTCTTTACCAAAAATATACCTTACTTAATTTTAAGACATGGCCGGAAGTATTAAAGTTTGTTTGGATCTCGCAGACATGATTCGAAAGGAGAATTTAGAATCTCGAGAAAAAATCCCAACATCCGATACTCATTTACGAGTTTGGTCCTCTCAACTTGCTCGCACCGAAGAAGATATCAGAAAACTTTTAACTTCACTTCGAGATAGCCACTATATATTTATAGTTTCAATTGTATCACCAGACCCAAATTTGTTTGTATATGGTGAGGATGCTTACGTATTTGCAGAACCATTCATTCTGAATGAACTAAAAAAACATTCAGAAGAATCATTAGAAAAACTTTATGAAGCGAGTAATTACAAACGCAAATCTGCTTTTCAGATCACTCGAGAGCTGTTTCCAAAAATAAAAGAATTTAATAACACTCCTTTAGGACGTTCGATTAACTTATCTGTGATGTTGGAAGAATTCCAACGGATGTTAACCGCTCAAAGTTACGAATATACTGACCAATGGCGAAGAAACAAACTTCAAGAAATTTATAAAGACGAAGTATTAGTTGCAGAGGAATTAGCAAATAATGCAAACTTTAGAGAAAATGACCCAACGAAAAGGGCAATTGACCAATTAAAGGACCAAGCACCGAAAGAGAAAATTGATTCGAATTGGGTAAAAGCAAAAGATAACTTTTCAACAGAGTTTTTACTTAGAGTTCATTTCAGAAAGTATGAATTTGATATTGTAAAAAAATTAATTCAAAGTGGAAAACTAAAGGAAGAAAAAGACATCAAATATGTCAGAGATACAATCCAATTAATGGAAAGTAGAATGGAACAAGACAATCTATTAAAACGATATGCCAATGAAATGATAGAACTAAGGCGTTATGCCCAAGCTAAATTAAACATGATTCGCCAAGGAGTTGGATCAAAACAGTGACCGTAAATAGGACAAGAATTAACTCTTAAACCAACCTACTTTATCAAGTTGAGTGTATACTTGAAAGAAAAATACAACTAAACTTATAAAAATCAATCTTCGTTTCAACGAAAACTTACTATCGATATGATTTTCCTTTTCTGGAGCATATAATAAGTAGATAATCAAATTGACATTAAAAAATAATCCAAGAAACTCTGGATTTAGAATTGGAAATTTAACTTTTACTAGAGGAATGTAGAGCATCACAAGCACAACCACACTAGGAATAAAATAAATAGGAGTTTTTCGATTCCACAAACTATCTTCCGTTAAATCTTCTTCTTTCTTAATTCCCGAAGTCTTTTCTAAGATCGAAATCAATTCCTCTCGATTTTTAAGATTTACTATTGGATGAATTTTTTCCTTCGTTTCCAAAATAACACGATCATAACCACGGAACTTATCTAATGTGATTTTTTCCAAATCTTTGATACGAATTGATGCACAATTGCCATTTGAATCAAACTGATTCAGTAATCCACCATCTAACTCCACTTTCCCACTCGAAAGAATTTCTATTTGTTTCAAATAATTCCTACGAAGAAACCAAAAAAAAAGAGCCAGTAATGGCACAAATAAAGTGAAAAATTGAACTCGTCCCTCAGCTGGAATTTGTAGACTATTATAAACTACAAATAGTAGAAATAATACTACGATCGTCCAGGTGCGGGTCAGTAGTTTTTTTCGAAAATATGTTACATCGTAGATAAATGTCTTTTTTTCACTCATTAGAAAAACTCACTCTTTTTAAAAATGGAAGCCATCGAAACATTTTCTTTTTCCAAATTTTCCCGTCCACCTTCCTCACGATCAAGAATACAAATTCCATTTGTGACCGTAATTCCTGCATCCCTCAAAACTTTAACAGCTTTTAAAGTGGAACCACCAGTTGTGATCACATCATCAACAACCAAACAAGATTTTACTTCTTTCCAAAACCCTTCGATTTGTTGACCTGTTCCATGTCCCTTGGACTCTTTTCTTACAACGAGTGGAAAAATGGTTTTGCCCCTCTTTCCATAAGCCAAGGAAATAGCATATGCTATCGGATCCGCACCAAGAGTAAGGCCGCCAATCGCTTGGAATTCTACATCTAATTTTGGAATAATTTCATCAATGAAACAGTCTGCGATGATTGCTAATCGTTCTGGATGTAGAGTTACCTCTTTACAATTAAAATAATGTTGAGATTCCAATCCACTCGCCAGGCGAAAGGGTGTTTCGGAAAAACGATACACATGGGTTTTCATCCATGAAAATAATTGATCACGATAAGTATGGGACATATTCTAATTATTTTCTCTGTATCGTGTTGAATACCAAATTTTAAAAGTCCAAGTTTTGGAGAATTTCCCCTCCGTTAACGGAGATGCTGATTTTTAGGAATTAAAATTCAATTTTCAGGAAAGCTAATGTCTAAGGCCAATGCTTTTTGCATATCCAGAGAGTACCTGCCACCATTTTAACATCAAATTGCCTTCTATCGAGATTTGAGGCTGTATAATGACATCTCATTTTATCGTCAATGTAATTTTACATGGAATGTAAAATTACATTGACAGTAAATTTACTTTAGACATAAATATTGTCTTAATTTATTTTCATTCATTCCAAATCTGGAATTGAGATGCCATCAATTGGAATTTTGTGTCTGCCAATGGATTCTGGAAAAGATAAAAATGACAATTTTTTTGATTCCATCTGAAATGAAAATTTTTTAGAACCAAAACGGACAGAAAGGTAACTATGGAAAAGAAGATGTTGAACCGCTTACCACTTCGAATGCGCAAAAAGCAAAATACCGAAGAAATGATTCTTTTCGTTGCGAAACAATTGTTTCAAAAAAAGGGATTCTCTAAGGTCACTGTTCCTGAAATTGCAGATGAAGCCGATGTCTCAGTAAAAACAATTTTCAATTACTTTGGCGCGAAGGAAGAATTAGCGTTTCGAGATGAAATTCAATTCTGTGACCAACTCATCCTTAGCCTTTTGTCTCGAAAGGAAAATCAGTCTGTTTTTGATGCTTTCCAAGAATTTATTTGGTCACTCATACATTCTATCGACCCTGATCAGCTCATCGAATCATTACCTGGATTTCACTCTTGGATGGATGAACCTGCTTTGGAACAAAGGTATCTTCAGTTATGGGAAAATTATGAGAAGCGGATTACCGATGCTTTACAATTGGAATTTGGTCATACTGAATTCGAACCAACTTTACGGGTGATTGCTTGCCAAATGGTGTCTGTACTAAAGACACTTGGTTCAAAGGATTTTAAAAACTATTTAAAACCAATCCCCATGGCACTTCGTT
Encoded here:
- a CDS encoding ABC transporter permease, which produces MIHLYLNFIFGYLKNNLSKVFFNLVSITLGIALFVSTQINGWKAEKSLVDQTIGFNSQNLIGRYVPNATQGEIDTNTLFSLDSNLPEAFQIEPELFINGFITLADNQSLSFPIIGRDLITFNITSKNQNNRKNFPKYFISNSLLQKTLNNKPDVSIHLCNQTLTIKKDEILPIESDGLFVVTDIERLQTLCGFKNTYTTINILVQNQAENVSWIVNFSQLFRNQNWKFESMNEIKERAGVALGSLKINLTIISLVSVLISFFMVSNIYTGIFLSRQIEFGILLSIGGTRLNNFLLFMTLALLLGLFGGIIGTFLGIILAKYNFFQTSNTLTDSSQLESYKEFPSVILFYGIFLSLAGSTISALFNAMKAYHILPIELLKDKNESTSNPKSTIRLKWFLSFLFIFLGIIIGNIKIQKQILPGLVGVSLVLLGFILINYISIPLIVNGISKFSKKLNISTSFLLAIKEIEMESWKNGLTISTIMLATSLVFTLSSLTLSYESSLKRWIHEENQSDFSLINEKKLNSGEPGVSINLLDKLEKTNLFSQVEPFFINSKFIVNGNYFTLHVLKFRENENKDEIIVSKNLCYLEKICKGNRLKISTPYKGEVFLKVQDEKENFFSERGTIIMDFSLYNALFPIQELNSIRLTISDLSNKNEALNTIEQLASENELIYLDQKKLKELYITGMNRVFSVLDSLKLTAILISLLSLGTSIFYYVREKSRILAGLKAIGMNFLQIFLLLFYQTSFLLVAGMTSGLINSLILSPIVIFGINRNAFGWDLIFTFPVHFVAILPILILLYTTIITIIPFYFVYRMKISNELNYE
- the pyrE gene encoding orotate phosphoribosyltransferase, whose amino-acid sequence is MSHTYRDQLFSWMKTHVYRFSETPFRLASGLESQHYFNCKEVTLHPERLAIIADCFIDEIIPKLDVEFQAIGGLTLGADPIAYAISLAYGKRGKTIFPLVVRKESKGHGTGQQIEGFWKEVKSCLVVDDVITTGGSTLKAVKVLRDAGITVTNGICILDREEGGRENLEKENVSMASIFKKSEFF
- a CDS encoding TetR/AcrR family transcriptional regulator, translated to MLNRLPLRMRKKQNTEEMILFVAKQLFQKKGFSKVTVPEIADEADVSVKTIFNYFGAKEELAFRDEIQFCDQLILSLLSRKENQSVFDAFQEFIWSLIHSIDPDQLIESLPGFHSWMDEPALEQRYLQLWENYEKRITDALQLEFGHTEFEPTLRVIACQMVSVLKTLGSKDFKNYLKPIPMALRYRALEKWTLKSLDLLSGIRDHLQKID